The following are encoded in a window of Struthio camelus isolate bStrCam1 chromosome Z, bStrCam1.hap1, whole genome shotgun sequence genomic DNA:
- the LOC138064548 gene encoding uncharacterized protein isoform X2: protein MSAEKGIQNIGDRLHAAMKNYRLPRSDLCKLQRVKSGQENPNASGKILCVVLLKNFGCRKVGCILTGLVLKHSLAVEGAVSQLGALRRSVVGHEGRALTCSVDAAKSWGCTVCVQGWEVEGGCPLGGCWSHWLWMFAHGAEGTKNINCL from the exons atgagtgctgagaaag gtattcagaacatcggggatcgactacatgctgccatgaagaactacaggctaccgcgctcagacctttgtaagttacagcgtgtcaagagcggccaggagaatccaaatgccagtggaaagattctctgcgtggtcctgctgaagaacttcggctgtaggaaggttggctgcatcctcactggactt gtgctgaagcatagtctggcagtcgaaggagcggtgtcacagctgggagctctgcggagatctgtggttggccatgaaggtcgagctctgacttgcagcgtggacgcagctaagtcttggggctgcactgtgtgtgtgcagggctgggaggtggaaggtggttgtcccctaggtggttgctggagtcactggctgtggatgtttgcccatggagctgaggggaccaaaaatattaattgtctgtaa
- the LOC138064548 gene encoding uncharacterized protein isoform X1, with protein MSAEKGIQNIGDRLHAAMKNYRLPRSDLCKLQRVKSGQENPNASGKILCVVLLKNFGCRKVGCILTGLVSNKPQFMDQPRREGNSGPVGAPSLLQTQTLWRYRDTGKQAHKWPPRAFRCGCGSSTQQCPSGLWAQRYTESSAAQQVLKHSLAVEGAVSQLGALRRSVVGHEGRALTCSVDAAKSWGCTVCVQGWEVEGGCPLGGCWSHWLWMFAHGAEGTKNINCL; from the exons atgagtgctgagaaag gtattcagaacatcggggatcgactacatgctgccatgaagaactacaggctaccgcgctcagacctttgtaagttacagcgtgtcaagagcggccaggagaatccaaatgccagtggaaagattctctgcgtggtcctgctgaagaacttcggctgtaggaaggttggctgcatcctcactggacttgtgagtaataagccacaattcatggaccagccaaggagagaggggaatagtgggcccgtgggtgcaccctcgctcttgcagacacagacactctggaggtatagggatacaggcaagcaggcccacaagtggcctccacgtgcctttcggtgtggctgcgggtcctccacacagcagtgcccaagtggactttgggcccagcggtacacagagagctctgcagctcagcag gtgctgaagcatagtctggcagtcgaaggagcggtgtcacagctgggagctctgcggagatctgtggttggccatgaaggtcgagctctgacttgcagcgtggacgcagctaagtcttggggctgcactgtgtgtgtgcagggctgggaggtggaaggtggttgtcccctaggtggttgctggagtcactggctgtggatgtttgcccatggagctgaggggaccaaaaatattaattgtctgtaa
- the LOC138064619 gene encoding uncharacterized protein: protein MKNYRLPRSDLCKLQRVKSGQENPNASGKILCVVLLKNFGCRKVGCILTGLVSNKPQFMDQPRREGNSGPVGAPSLLQTQTLWRYRDTGKQAHKWPPRAFRCGCGSSTQQCPSGLWAQRYTESSAAQQVLKHSLAVEGAVSQLGALRRSVVGHEGRALTCSVDAAKSWGCTVCVQGWEVEGGCPLGGCWSHWLWMFAHGAEGTKNINCL from the exons atgaagaactacaggctaccgcgctcagacctttgtaagttacagcgtgtcaagagcggccaggagaatccaaatgccagtggaaagattctctgcgtggtcctgctgaagaacttcggctgtaggaaggttggctgcatcctcactggacttgtgagtaataagccacaattcatggaccagccaaggagagaggggaatagtgggcccgtgggtgcaccctcgctcttgcagacacagacactctggaggtatagggatacaggcaagcaggcccacaagtggcctccacgtgcctttcggtgtggctgcgggtcctccacacagcagtgcccaagtggactttgggcccagcggtacacagagagctctgcagctcagcag gtgctgaagcatagtctggcagtcgaaggagcggtgtcacagctgggagctctgcggagatctgtggttggccatgaaggtcgagctctgacttgcagcgtggacgcagctaagtcttggggctgcactgtgtgtgtgcagggctgggaggtggaaggtggttgtcccctaggtggttgctggagtcactggctgtggatgtttgcccatggagctgaggggaccaaaaatattaattgtctgtaa